The following coding sequences lie in one Methylotuvimicrobium alcaliphilum 20Z genomic window:
- a CDS encoding TRAP transporter substrate-binding protein, whose product MKRREFMKKAGVSTVAASTVALTGTEISKADMAFKWKLVTAWPKNFPGLGHGANLLAQMITEMSGGRINVKVYGASELVPAFEVFDAVANGTAEMGHSGSYYWKGKSEAAQFFSAVPFGFTAQEMNAWLYYGGGLELWQELYKPFGLIPVPAGNSGVQMAGWFNREIKSVADLDGLKMRIPGLGGEVLRRAGGTTVNLPGGEIFTALQSHNIDATEWVGPYNDLAFGLHKVAKFYYYPGWHEPGSTIEAVINRKAFDALPKDLQQIVMTACKAANMDMISEYTARNNQALDTLINKHNVSVLPLPDDVLKKLKQISGELIAEMAAKDPAVKKVYESVVGFRSQVSRWTEISELAFLKARAL is encoded by the coding sequence ATGAAGCGTAGAGAATTTATGAAAAAAGCGGGCGTAAGTACGGTCGCGGCAAGTACTGTAGCATTGACGGGTACTGAAATCAGTAAGGCCGACATGGCTTTTAAATGGAAGTTGGTTACGGCTTGGCCGAAAAATTTTCCAGGCTTAGGGCATGGTGCTAACTTATTGGCGCAAATGATCACCGAAATGAGCGGTGGGCGGATCAACGTCAAAGTCTATGGGGCTTCGGAATTGGTGCCTGCTTTTGAAGTGTTTGATGCGGTTGCTAATGGAACCGCAGAGATGGGCCATTCCGGGTCTTACTATTGGAAGGGTAAGTCGGAGGCAGCGCAGTTTTTTTCGGCGGTGCCTTTCGGCTTTACGGCTCAAGAAATGAATGCGTGGTTGTATTACGGCGGCGGTTTGGAGTTGTGGCAAGAACTTTATAAGCCCTTCGGTCTGATTCCGGTGCCGGCCGGAAACTCGGGCGTGCAAATGGCCGGATGGTTCAATCGGGAAATTAAATCGGTAGCCGATTTAGATGGATTGAAAATGCGTATTCCAGGTCTGGGTGGCGAAGTTTTGAGGCGCGCCGGCGGTACTACGGTTAACTTGCCGGGCGGAGAGATATTCACGGCTTTGCAATCACATAACATCGATGCGACCGAATGGGTCGGGCCTTATAACGATTTGGCTTTCGGTTTGCATAAGGTAGCCAAGTTTTATTATTACCCAGGCTGGCATGAGCCAGGCTCGACGATCGAGGCTGTTATTAACCGAAAAGCCTTCGACGCATTGCCGAAAGATTTGCAGCAAATTGTAATGACGGCGTGTAAGGCTGCGAATATGGACATGATAAGCGAATACACGGCGCGGAATAATCAAGCCTTGGATACTTTAATCAATAAGCACAATGTATCGGTATTGCCTTTGCCTGACGATGTGTTGAAAAAACTCAAGCAGATTTCGGGCGAGCTTATTGCTGAAATGGCCGCAAAGGATCCTGCGGTCAAAAAAGTTTACGAATCGGTCGTCGGTTTTAGAAGTCAAGTCTCGCGTTGGACCGAGATCTCGGAGTTGGCCTTTTTGAAGGCGAGAGCGCTTTGA
- a CDS encoding class I adenylate cyclase: MVEKKHLTPIRLGSPGEDISKKDLLAILQRFKNLHLLQQKRIQSFLQPRQRVFLELLPLLFHQNVPLLPGFISSETPAGILDYSPTRQVLLHAAQFSRSYQYKTRALANYPILGLFLMGSVGSIAFTKTSDMDIWLCHDPALPPSALEELQQKATAIEEWAMSLDLEVHFFLIDHEKFKSGQDIPISDESSGKTQHYLLLEEFYRTAVYIAGRSPAWWLVPPQEEHRHSGYIKHLLDNKFISELEVIDFGSLENAPPEEFITVTLWHIYKAIGSPHKSLLKLMLMECYASEYPNTQWLCSEMKKAVHGGEFSLEDLDPYLLIYQKLENYLSSPANRARLELIRHSLYIKIMGFANTEQDPQKQLYRTEFIKHIAHRWQWPETLLPEISRQQSWNILKATREHDIILRHLAGCYRMILNFAGQHVQRNLKDNEDLKLIGRKLHSFLDKKPGKIEFITTRSALQTKEQQLSLVETSFADNQSGWSLYLGHVTADNLAEQSPIKNTWSLIELLAWIIVNGLYHKKLKLNLDSKTLALSTNELQTTTEQLHDFISSRLDKLHLDLPSYKQPNQCQSSLLFINTGTEPEGGSNDGRLVMSERSDPFSYGKSRQSFVQSVNRISISNWGEVTASRALGLDGLFDTFTDTFNNHRLPIADSDVKVICNTSARANSISQRAQSVFQTLISWFGRQNPNESPRYILAGAKDYYIFQRKNKVLHYRSIGTRQELLNELSQAQGIFSPTHIDPFCLKESEIPELLKLNKANKIQVFHTATKTGIQLYLLDEKGALFRQHYPSAKIDGLLRRYQQFLDNILNRYFFDDSILIEHYEIRHTPSAIIKYIPSVPNRINLTRELDIRVSGEHSASYTLYCNEKEFSTLTYGKRALAAAAEYILEFRQSNQRYPIHISDIDVPLANLGIENASELQTIHLLKYKQKIENRLNSISGT; this comes from the coding sequence ATGGTTGAAAAAAAACATCTCACACCGATTCGCCTAGGTTCGCCCGGAGAAGATATCAGCAAGAAAGATTTGCTAGCGATTCTCCAGCGTTTCAAAAATTTGCATTTGCTTCAGCAAAAACGCATTCAAAGCTTTTTGCAACCGCGTCAACGAGTCTTTTTAGAATTACTCCCCTTACTCTTTCATCAAAACGTACCGTTATTGCCTGGTTTTATTTCTTCTGAAACCCCAGCCGGCATTCTAGACTATTCACCGACACGTCAAGTCCTACTGCATGCCGCCCAATTTTCGAGAAGCTACCAATACAAAACGCGCGCCTTAGCGAACTACCCGATTCTAGGCTTGTTTTTGATGGGCAGCGTCGGCAGCATTGCCTTCACTAAAACCAGCGATATGGATATTTGGCTTTGTCACGACCCGGCCTTGCCGCCTTCCGCCCTTGAAGAACTTCAGCAGAAAGCCACCGCGATCGAAGAATGGGCCATGTCTTTAGACCTCGAGGTCCATTTTTTTCTGATCGATCATGAAAAATTTAAAAGCGGCCAAGATATCCCTATCTCCGATGAAAGTAGCGGAAAAACCCAACACTATTTATTACTAGAGGAATTTTATCGTACGGCCGTCTATATCGCGGGCCGGTCGCCGGCTTGGTGGCTCGTGCCGCCGCAAGAGGAACATCGTCATAGCGGTTATATCAAACATTTACTCGATAACAAATTCATCTCGGAACTGGAAGTCATCGATTTCGGCAGTTTGGAAAACGCGCCTCCCGAAGAATTCATCACTGTCACGCTCTGGCATATTTATAAAGCAATCGGCTCGCCGCATAAGTCGCTGTTAAAACTGATGCTGATGGAATGTTACGCAAGCGAGTACCCCAATACCCAATGGCTTTGTTCGGAAATGAAAAAAGCCGTTCACGGCGGAGAATTCTCGCTCGAAGATCTCGACCCCTATCTATTGATTTATCAAAAACTCGAGAATTATCTTAGCTCCCCCGCTAATCGCGCGCGTCTGGAGCTGATTAGACATAGCCTATACATTAAAATCATGGGCTTTGCCAATACCGAACAAGACCCGCAAAAACAACTCTATCGCACCGAATTCATCAAGCATATTGCGCATCGGTGGCAATGGCCGGAAACGCTGCTGCCTGAAATCAGCAGACAACAGTCATGGAACATACTAAAAGCCACCCGTGAACATGACATTATTCTGCGTCATCTCGCAGGCTGTTACCGTATGATTTTAAATTTTGCCGGACAGCATGTTCAACGCAACTTGAAAGACAATGAAGACCTGAAACTGATAGGCCGCAAGCTGCATTCCTTTCTGGACAAAAAACCAGGCAAAATCGAGTTTATTACAACCCGCTCGGCACTCCAAACCAAAGAACAGCAATTATCGCTCGTAGAAACTAGCTTCGCCGATAATCAAAGCGGCTGGAGTCTGTATCTTGGTCATGTTACTGCGGACAATCTTGCTGAACAAAGCCCGATAAAAAATACCTGGAGTTTAATCGAATTGCTGGCATGGATCATTGTAAACGGCCTATACCATAAAAAACTGAAACTTAACCTCGACAGTAAAACACTCGCACTCTCAACGAACGAACTCCAAACCACGACCGAACAATTGCATGACTTCATTAGCAGCAGACTCGATAAATTACACCTTGATTTGCCTAGCTATAAACAACCTAACCAATGTCAAAGCTCGCTATTGTTCATTAATACCGGAACTGAACCTGAGGGCGGGAGCAATGACGGACGCCTAGTCATGAGCGAACGCTCCGACCCTTTTAGCTATGGTAAGAGCCGTCAATCGTTTGTTCAATCGGTAAACCGGATTTCCATTTCGAACTGGGGGGAGGTTACCGCAAGCCGCGCACTCGGACTGGACGGTCTATTCGATACCTTCACCGACACCTTCAACAATCATCGGCTTCCAATCGCTGATAGCGATGTCAAAGTCATTTGTAATACTTCGGCACGCGCCAATAGCATTAGTCAACGAGCTCAAAGCGTATTCCAAACATTAATCAGTTGGTTCGGCCGGCAAAATCCAAATGAATCGCCTCGCTACATCCTAGCAGGAGCAAAAGATTATTATATTTTTCAGAGAAAAAATAAGGTCCTGCATTACCGAAGCATCGGAACTCGTCAAGAACTGTTAAACGAATTAAGCCAAGCCCAAGGGATTTTCAGCCCAACGCATATCGACCCTTTTTGCCTGAAAGAAAGCGAGATACCCGAATTATTGAAATTGAATAAAGCCAACAAGATTCAAGTATTTCATACTGCCACGAAAACCGGCATACAGCTTTATTTACTGGACGAAAAAGGCGCACTGTTTCGCCAGCACTACCCTTCCGCGAAGATCGACGGTTTATTGCGCCGTTATCAACAATTTTTGGATAACATTCTAAACCGATATTTCTTTGACGATAGCATCTTAATCGAGCACTATGAAATCCGACATACTCCCAGTGCCATCATTAAATATATTCCGAGCGTTCCAAACCGAATAAACTTGACACGCGAATTGGATATTCGCGTGTCCGGAGAACATTCCGCTTCCTACACGCTTTATTGCAACGAAAAAGAGTTTTCGACACTAACTTACGGTAAGCGCGCCCTTGCTGCGGCGGCGGAATATATTCTGGAATTTAGACAATCCAATCAGCGATATCCTATACATATCAGCGATATCGACGTACCGCTCGCAAACTTAGGCATTGAAAACGCATCGGAATTACAAACTATTCACTTGTTGAAATATAAACAAAAAATCGAAAACCGTTTAAACAGCATTTCGGGTACATAA
- a CDS encoding PilZ domain-containing protein — MHNEQRKHPRISVKELKAHVSIDRIRQAPIEIDGDVIDISYTGIKIRLNSPLPEKSEGIVKIVIVLPESKIPITIHGEIKHYCPHFEYGLHHGNYSTEEALDELMFECVKQTQTNIAMPTI; from the coding sequence ATGCACAACGAACAACGCAAACACCCAAGAATATCAGTCAAGGAGTTAAAAGCCCATGTCAGCATCGACCGAATCAGACAGGCTCCGATTGAAATTGACGGCGACGTAATCGACATTAGCTATACCGGCATTAAAATTCGACTGAACTCGCCATTACCCGAGAAAAGCGAAGGCATTGTCAAAATTGTCATCGTGCTCCCAGAATCGAAAATTCCGATAACGATACACGGCGAGATCAAGCATTACTGCCCACACTTTGAATACGGCCTGCACCATGGCAACTATTCGACTGAAGAAGCTTTAGACGAACTGATGTTCGAATGTGTCAAGCAAACCCAAACGAACATCGCAATGCCGACAATATAA
- the pyk gene encoding pyruvate kinase, whose amino-acid sequence MLRRTKILATLGPATDKPGVLENLFKAGIDVVRMNFSHGSAQDHIDRANKVRELSRKTGRRVGILGDLQGPKIRIARFKETKVWLDEGQDFALDINLGPNDGDNTQVGITYEPLAREVRNGSRLLLDDGRVVLDVVDTDGKRVNCKVVVGGDLSNNKGINLMGGGLSAAALTEKDKEDIKTIAKIDCDYVAVSFPRCAADLNEARELLLAEGCHAGIVAKVERAEAMDAMDEIILASDAVMVARGDLGVEIGDANLPAAQKRLISRARELNRIAITATQMMESMIENPIPTRAEVFDVANAVVDGTDAIMLSAETASGKYPVKAVEAMVRVCEETEKQPSVRVSKHRMDTQFQRIDEAIAMSAMYMANHTTIHGIAALTESGSTPLWMSRISSAIPIFAFSSQEKTLGKVTLYRGVFPFYFDKHLKEPDHAEVNREIVKQLRKRHQAQNGDKFIITKGDLTGVQGGTNALKVITVGEGLTP is encoded by the coding sequence ATGTTACGAAGAACCAAAATACTGGCCACTTTGGGCCCCGCAACGGATAAACCCGGGGTCCTGGAAAACTTGTTCAAAGCCGGCATCGACGTGGTTCGCATGAATTTCTCGCACGGCTCGGCGCAAGACCATATTGACCGAGCCAACAAAGTTCGCGAATTAAGCCGCAAAACCGGACGCCGCGTCGGCATATTAGGCGACCTGCAAGGCCCTAAAATACGCATAGCGCGTTTCAAGGAAACGAAAGTATGGCTTGATGAAGGCCAGGATTTCGCCTTGGACATCAACTTAGGGCCGAACGACGGCGATAATACCCAAGTCGGCATCACTTACGAACCGCTGGCTCGCGAAGTGCGCAACGGCAGTCGTTTACTGTTGGACGATGGACGAGTGGTATTAGATGTAGTCGATACCGACGGCAAACGCGTCAATTGCAAAGTAGTCGTCGGCGGCGACCTGTCCAACAACAAAGGTATCAATTTGATGGGTGGCGGGCTTTCCGCCGCTGCTTTGACCGAAAAAGACAAGGAAGACATCAAAACGATTGCGAAAATCGATTGCGATTATGTTGCGGTATCTTTTCCTAGATGCGCAGCGGACTTGAACGAAGCACGCGAATTGCTGCTGGCGGAAGGTTGCCATGCCGGCATCGTCGCTAAGGTCGAGCGCGCAGAAGCGATGGATGCAATGGATGAAATTATCCTGGCATCCGATGCGGTAATGGTCGCTCGTGGCGACTTGGGCGTTGAAATTGGCGACGCTAACCTTCCGGCCGCACAGAAACGACTCATCAGCCGTGCTCGCGAACTGAATCGCATAGCGATCACTGCGACGCAAATGATGGAATCAATGATCGAAAACCCGATTCCGACTCGCGCCGAAGTTTTCGACGTTGCGAATGCGGTCGTCGACGGCACCGATGCGATCATGCTATCGGCCGAAACCGCTTCCGGTAAATATCCGGTCAAAGCGGTCGAAGCGATGGTACGGGTTTGCGAAGAGACCGAAAAACAGCCGAGCGTTCGAGTTTCGAAGCATCGTATGGATACGCAATTCCAGCGCATCGACGAAGCGATTGCGATGTCGGCGATGTATATGGCGAATCATACGACGATTCATGGCATAGCGGCATTGACCGAATCCGGATCGACACCATTATGGATGTCCAGAATCAGCTCGGCAATTCCTATCTTCGCATTTAGCAGTCAGGAAAAAACTTTAGGCAAGGTAACGCTTTATCGAGGCGTATTTCCGTTCTATTTCGACAAACACTTGAAAGAACCGGATCATGCCGAAGTGAACCGTGAAATCGTCAAACAGCTAAGAAAACGCCACCAAGCGCAAAATGGGGATAAATTCATCATCACCAAAGGCGATCTAACCGGCGTTCAGGGCGGAACCAACGCATTGAAAGTGATTACAGTGGGTGAAGGCTTAACGCCTTAA
- a CDS encoding PAS sensor domain-containing protein → MAFIAEKDPGLIPQILSLILDECINGITLADPDLDDMPIVYANKAFEAVTGYSQEEVIGRNCRFLQGDDRNQEEIKRIKEAINAQKPVEVVLRNYKKNGELFYNRFKIIPLCDRSGKLIYFLGVQYDITRQMVDEETINNLNKQLESL, encoded by the coding sequence ATGGCTTTTATCGCTGAAAAAGATCCGGGACTGATTCCGCAAATTCTATCGCTGATTCTGGATGAATGTATTAACGGCATTACGCTAGCCGACCCCGACCTTGACGACATGCCGATTGTTTACGCCAACAAAGCGTTTGAAGCTGTTACCGGTTATTCGCAGGAAGAAGTGATTGGGCGCAATTGTCGATTCTTGCAGGGCGATGACCGAAACCAAGAAGAAATTAAGAGGATTAAGGAGGCTATAAATGCACAAAAACCGGTTGAAGTGGTTTTGCGTAATTATAAAAAAAACGGAGAGTTATTTTATAACCGGTTTAAGATCATTCCATTATGCGATCGGAGCGGCAAGCTGATTTATTTTCTCGGCGTGCAATACGATATTACTCGACAAATGGTTGACGAGGAAACAATCAATAATTTAAACAAACAGCTTGAAAGTCTGTAA
- a CDS encoding PAS domain-containing protein gives MKFQIEKDPGVIPHILTQILDGCVNGITLSDPDLEDNPIVFANEVFEKITGYSRDDIIGKNCRFLQGKDHDQPEIEILREAIRNQRAVEVTLKNYKKNGDLFYNRLSVTPLFDNEGRLIYFLGIQYDITEQIHAQHEIERLNNSFDLRRSDYLSQQSKRGAVKR, from the coding sequence ATGAAATTTCAAATAGAAAAAGATCCGGGAGTCATTCCTCACATTCTTACTCAAATTTTGGACGGTTGTGTTAATGGTATTACCTTGTCCGACCCCGATTTGGAAGATAACCCGATCGTCTTCGCGAACGAAGTTTTCGAAAAAATCACTGGTTACAGTCGTGATGACATTATTGGAAAAAACTGCCGGTTCTTGCAAGGAAAAGATCATGATCAACCGGAGATTGAAATCTTGCGTGAGGCGATCAGGAATCAACGAGCAGTTGAGGTCACGCTAAAAAACTATAAAAAAAACGGCGACCTTTTTTACAATCGGCTTTCTGTAACCCCCTTATTCGATAACGAAGGTCGGTTGATTTATTTTCTAGGCATTCAATACGACATTACCGAACAGATACATGCGCAACACGAGATCGAAAGATTGAATAATTCTTTCGACTTAAGACGCTCCGACTACCTTAGTCAGCAGTCTAAGCGGGGAGCTGTTAAACGTTGA
- a CDS encoding SRPBCC family protein — translation MFGFTSDHSASGTASTIINKPVDDVFNFIGVDFFKNYPRWSPEVIECELLSDPPLRLNSLARQVRIDQGQRSESTFKVTRFDPLTKLTFEGVSNPYRCFYDFKPGRTPEQTEVTFTFELLRLELFMLPFEKLIRIAVREGAIRTVRNLKTLIES, via the coding sequence ATGTTTGGATTTACTTCGGATCATTCCGCTTCGGGTACGGCTAGCACAATCATCAATAAACCGGTGGATGATGTGTTTAATTTTATCGGGGTCGATTTTTTTAAAAATTATCCTCGGTGGTCGCCTGAGGTCATCGAATGCGAATTACTGAGCGATCCGCCGTTACGTTTGAATAGTCTTGCCAGGCAAGTGCGAATCGATCAGGGTCAAAGAAGCGAGTCGACTTTTAAGGTGACTCGCTTTGACCCGCTTACTAAATTGACTTTTGAAGGTGTTTCGAATCCCTATCGTTGTTTTTATGATTTTAAGCCCGGGAGAACGCCGGAGCAGACTGAAGTCACATTTACTTTCGAATTATTGAGGCTCGAGCTTTTCATGCTACCGTTTGAAAAGCTGATTCGTATTGCTGTGAGAGAGGGCGCGATCCGAACGGTTCGAAATCTCAAAACCTTAATAGAGTCTTAG
- the gap gene encoding type I glyceraldehyde-3-phosphate dehydrogenase, with the protein MAIKVAINGYGRIGRNIVRALYESGRNGEIQVVAINDLGDSATNAHLTQYDTAHGKFPGEVGVDGDYMIVNGDRIRVLSERDPSKLPWAELGIDVVHECTGFFTSKAKASAHITAGAKKVIISAPGGNDVDATIVYGVNHDTLKASDTIISNASCTTNCLAPLAKALNDTIGIKHGLMTTIHAYTNDQVLTDVYHSDLRRARSATQSMIPTKTGAAAAVGLVLPELAGKLDGFAMRVPTINVSVVDLCFTAGKNTSVDEINSILKSASEKSNGILAYNDKPLVSIDFNHNPASSIYESSLTKVTEGNFVKVLAWYDNEWGFSNRMLDTTVALCNAK; encoded by the coding sequence ATGGCAATTAAAGTCGCAATCAACGGCTATGGTCGTATTGGACGAAATATCGTTCGTGCATTGTATGAATCTGGCCGCAACGGTGAAATCCAAGTTGTCGCAATCAACGACTTGGGCGATTCCGCTACCAATGCTCACCTCACTCAATACGATACCGCGCACGGAAAATTCCCCGGTGAAGTCGGTGTCGACGGCGATTACATGATCGTCAATGGCGACAGAATTCGTGTACTTTCCGAACGCGATCCATCCAAACTACCTTGGGCCGAACTCGGGATCGACGTCGTCCATGAATGCACCGGTTTTTTTACCAGCAAAGCCAAAGCTTCCGCCCATATCACCGCAGGCGCGAAAAAAGTCATCATTTCGGCCCCCGGCGGTAACGACGTCGACGCCACAATCGTTTACGGCGTCAACCACGATACGTTAAAGGCTTCCGACACGATCATTTCCAATGCTTCATGCACCACCAACTGTCTGGCGCCATTAGCAAAAGCCTTAAACGATACCATCGGCATCAAACACGGCTTGATGACCACGATTCATGCTTACACCAACGACCAAGTATTGACCGATGTTTATCACAGCGATTTACGCCGCGCTCGTTCCGCAACACAATCGATGATCCCAACCAAAACAGGCGCTGCGGCGGCTGTCGGTTTGGTTCTGCCTGAATTGGCCGGAAAACTGGACGGCTTCGCCATGCGCGTACCGACCATCAACGTTTCGGTCGTCGACCTGTGCTTTACGGCCGGAAAAAACACCAGCGTGGATGAAATCAACAGCATCCTAAAATCCGCTTCGGAAAAATCGAACGGTATCTTGGCTTATAACGACAAGCCACTGGTTTCTATCGACTTCAACCACAATCCTGCATCATCCATCTACGAATCGTCATTAACCAAAGTCACCGAAGGAAACTTCGTTAAAGTTTTGGCTTGGTACGACAACGAATGGGGCTTCTCGAATCGTATGCTGGATACCACTGTTGCCTTGTGCAACGCAAAATAA
- a CDS encoding SRPBCC family protein gives MFAFDLSKPLIGKADIGIEKTVADVFDYVGLHFFDNYPKWALEVVEFEVLQEHRIGVGSRAKQVRIEQGQKVESMFEITEFVPLQKLALESVSQEFREVYTFEEDDGIDSARLEISFELLHVDFFMRPFEKLIRVAIEEGLQNSLENIQTLLCGHYGEPEGS, from the coding sequence ATGTTTGCGTTTGATTTATCAAAACCGTTGATCGGGAAAGCTGATATAGGCATCGAAAAAACCGTCGCTGACGTATTCGATTATGTCGGATTACATTTTTTTGATAATTATCCTAAATGGGCCTTAGAAGTTGTCGAATTTGAGGTGCTGCAGGAGCATCGTATCGGAGTCGGTTCCAGAGCCAAGCAAGTTAGAATAGAGCAAGGGCAAAAAGTTGAATCGATGTTCGAGATCACCGAATTTGTGCCGTTGCAAAAATTGGCGCTGGAATCGGTAAGCCAAGAGTTTCGTGAAGTTTATACCTTCGAGGAGGACGACGGCATCGATTCGGCTCGATTAGAAATAAGCTTTGAGTTGTTGCATGTCGATTTTTTCATGAGGCCGTTTGAAAAGTTGATTCGCGTTGCGATCGAGGAAGGCTTGCAAAATTCGCTGGAAAACATCCAAACACTGTTGTGTGGCCATTACGGTGAGCCGGAAGGGTCTTAA
- a CDS encoding sterol desaturase family protein yields the protein MNVTDSSLPVSEQGLPLNEIFLSMAIAAFLLLIVMEGLKPYQRFDRKVAKNSVVTNTTAFLFNNVILTTLRASSLFFVAQQFSNYGVLSGLSNGPIKWVLSFLLFDLAIYVWHYASHKNEFLWRFHKIHHSDKTFNVTTGFRFHVFDLFIEIVMKCLFVIVFGVDAYVILAIELIELSFIFFHHSNLSFDKEDLLSKVIITPALHRTHHSALRSEHDSNYGIVLSIWDQLFGTRKELVPKKIGLDLIEADNFIQLFFLAFITERHVGKLLGLIPKGKK from the coding sequence ATGAACGTTACGGATAGTTCTTTACCGGTTAGCGAGCAAGGTCTGCCGTTAAATGAAATCTTTTTGTCAATGGCGATAGCAGCATTTCTGTTGTTAATAGTGATGGAGGGATTGAAGCCTTACCAGCGGTTCGATCGAAAAGTCGCAAAGAATTCGGTGGTTACCAATACTACGGCTTTTTTATTCAATAATGTAATTTTAACCACGCTAAGAGCATCCTCGCTTTTTTTTGTGGCTCAACAGTTTTCGAATTATGGCGTATTGAGCGGTCTGTCTAACGGGCCGATTAAATGGGTGCTATCGTTTTTGCTCTTCGATCTTGCGATTTATGTTTGGCATTATGCAAGTCACAAAAACGAATTTTTATGGCGTTTCCATAAAATTCATCATAGTGATAAAACTTTTAACGTCACGACCGGTTTTCGTTTTCATGTATTCGATCTGTTTATTGAAATCGTCATGAAATGCCTGTTCGTCATTGTTTTCGGTGTGGATGCTTACGTGATACTCGCGATCGAGTTGATCGAGCTGTCTTTCATTTTCTTCCATCATTCGAATCTGTCCTTCGATAAAGAAGATTTATTGTCGAAAGTAATTATTACGCCGGCCTTGCATAGAACTCATCATTCGGCACTACGTAGTGAGCATGACAGTAATTACGGTATCGTGTTATCGATATGGGATCAATTGTTTGGTACTCGCAAGGAATTGGTTCCGAAAAAGATCGGTCTCGATTTAATCGAAGCAGATAATTTTATACAGCTGTTTTTCTTGGCATTCATTACCGAAAGACACGTAGGCAAACTATTAGGTTTGATTCCGAAAGGAAAAAAATAA